The Thunnus maccoyii chromosome 9, fThuMac1.1, whole genome shotgun sequence genome includes a region encoding these proteins:
- the zgc:158260 gene encoding protein FAM47E isoform X2: MQRRIFSKYRLSVQLAKDKGRYKKTTQRATLCGRGGSEVETEMYFLFKYEAQIQYKERLQNKYRKVPTNKLTSVNSRWCFVNMRSLDGLNESPPNLSGTQRGVSPVIFNGTPNNTSNQTPQKRISKTHACFSKQMIRKQIRREYVAGLEEKLTQHPLTLYPHYKDHMSPELFNKLATVLDPDVCVISSSAFPAPALVEEEEGGNYTEPIPDSKQSRMRT; the protein is encoded by the exons ATGCAGAGAAGGATCTTCAGCAAGTACAGGCTGAGCGTCCAACTGGCAAAAGATAAAGGCAGATATAAAAAGACAACTCAGAGAGCAACGCTTTGTGGTCGAGGAGGCAGCGAGGTTGAAACAGAAATGTACTTCCTGTTCAAATACGAAGCTCAAATACA GTACAAGGAGAGGTTGCAGAACAAGTATCGTAAAGTCCCGACCAACAAGCTGACCTCGGTCAACAGTCGCTGGTGTTTTGTTAACATGAGGAGCCTCGATGGGTTAAACGAAAGCCCTCCGAACCTATCCGGCACCCAGAGAGGCGTCTCACCGGTTATCTTCAACGGCACTCCGAACAACACCTCCAATCAAACGCCTCAAAAGCGCATCTCTAAAACGCACGCTTGCTTCTCAAAGCAGATGATTCGTAAGCAAATCCGCAGAGAGTATGTGGCCGGTTTGGAGGAGAAACTCACTCAGCATCCTTTAACCCTGTACCCACATTACAAGGACCACATGTCCCCAGAG TTATTTAATAAGCTGGCAACTGTTCTAGACCCAGACGTGTGCGTAATCAGCTCCTCTGCATTTCCTGCACCTGCAttagtggaggaggaggaaggaggaaactACACAGAGCCAA TACCTGACAGCAAACAAAGCAGAATGAGGACATGA
- the zgc:158260 gene encoding uncharacterized protein zgc:158260 isoform X1 translates to MKMLWKITLILYSRSVCVRSPDLTSTRMERWSDIKEGMKCLEFRMGGNGKYTMQRRIFSKYRLSVQLAKDKGRYKKTTQRATLCGRGGSEVETEMYKERLQNKYRKVPTNKLTSVNSRWCFVNMRSLDGLNESPPNLSGTQRGVSPVIFNGTPNNTSNQTPQKRISKTHACFSKQMIRKQIRREYVAGLEEKLTQHPLTLYPHYKDHMSPELFNKLATVLDPDVCVISSSAFPAPALVEEEEGGNYTEPIPDSKQSRMRT, encoded by the exons atgaaaatgttatGGAAAATTACTTTAATCCTTTATAGCCGCTCTGTCTGTGTCCGATCACCTGATCTAACCAGCACGAGAATGGAAAGATGGAGTGACATCAAGGAAGGAATGAAATGCTTGGAATTCAGGATGGGAGGAAACGGAAA ATACACGATGCAGAGAAGGATCTTCAGCAAGTACAGGCTGAGCGTCCAACTGGCAAAAGATAAAGGCAGATATAAAAAGACAACTCAGAGAGCAACGCTTTGTGGTCGAGGAGGCAGCGAGGTTGAAACAGAAAT GTACAAGGAGAGGTTGCAGAACAAGTATCGTAAAGTCCCGACCAACAAGCTGACCTCGGTCAACAGTCGCTGGTGTTTTGTTAACATGAGGAGCCTCGATGGGTTAAACGAAAGCCCTCCGAACCTATCCGGCACCCAGAGAGGCGTCTCACCGGTTATCTTCAACGGCACTCCGAACAACACCTCCAATCAAACGCCTCAAAAGCGCATCTCTAAAACGCACGCTTGCTTCTCAAAGCAGATGATTCGTAAGCAAATCCGCAGAGAGTATGTGGCCGGTTTGGAGGAGAAACTCACTCAGCATCCTTTAACCCTGTACCCACATTACAAGGACCACATGTCCCCAGAG TTATTTAATAAGCTGGCAACTGTTCTAGACCCAGACGTGTGCGTAATCAGCTCCTCTGCATTTCCTGCACCTGCAttagtggaggaggaggaaggaggaaactACACAGAGCCAA TACCTGACAGCAAACAAAGCAGAATGAGGACATGA
- the zgc:158260 gene encoding protein FAM47E isoform X3 produces the protein METKSTRPIFPWYKERLQNKYRKVPTNKLTSVNSRWCFVNMRSLDGLNESPPNLSGTQRGVSPVIFNGTPNNTSNQTPQKRISKTHACFSKQMIRKQIRREYVAGLEEKLTQHPLTLYPHYKDHMSPELFNKLATVLDPDVCVISSSAFPAPALVEEEEGGNYTEPIPDSKQSRMRT, from the exons atggagacaaaaagcaCACGGCCAATCTTCCCTTG GTACAAGGAGAGGTTGCAGAACAAGTATCGTAAAGTCCCGACCAACAAGCTGACCTCGGTCAACAGTCGCTGGTGTTTTGTTAACATGAGGAGCCTCGATGGGTTAAACGAAAGCCCTCCGAACCTATCCGGCACCCAGAGAGGCGTCTCACCGGTTATCTTCAACGGCACTCCGAACAACACCTCCAATCAAACGCCTCAAAAGCGCATCTCTAAAACGCACGCTTGCTTCTCAAAGCAGATGATTCGTAAGCAAATCCGCAGAGAGTATGTGGCCGGTTTGGAGGAGAAACTCACTCAGCATCCTTTAACCCTGTACCCACATTACAAGGACCACATGTCCCCAGAG TTATTTAATAAGCTGGCAACTGTTCTAGACCCAGACGTGTGCGTAATCAGCTCCTCTGCATTTCCTGCACCTGCAttagtggaggaggaggaaggaggaaactACACAGAGCCAA TACCTGACAGCAAACAAAGCAGAATGAGGACATGA